Genomic window (Helianthus annuus cultivar XRQ/B chromosome 3, HanXRQr2.0-SUNRISE, whole genome shotgun sequence):
caattacaattacaaataAATTATTATAACATGATTTTTGTTGCAGTCTTCAGTTTACTAGATATAGAATCTtacttataataataataataatattattattattacaaaggTTAATATAGATTTTGTTTgaattgttgttattattatagaGTTAAGCATATAATATAACGTACAAAATAATAGATAATACTATGAACAAATGGATGAATAGAAAAATAATATTGTTATGCAATGTAAACAACAAAATAAAATGCATGTAACATACTGTAATATAATATAAGATAACAAGGTAATCATTTCATTCTGTTATCTTTTATTAAACATTTGGAATGAATACAGTTGGGAGGAAAAGGAGCAAACCTTGCTGAGATGGCAAGCATTGGTCTATCAGTTCCTCCTGGGCTCACTATTTCAACTGAAGCATGTGATGAATATCAACAAAGTGGAAAAAAACTGCCTCCTGGTTTGtgggatgagattttggaaggcTTACAGTTTGTCCAGAAAGAGATGGGTGCATCTCTCGGCGACCCGTCTAAGCCTCTCCTCCTTTCCGTCCGTTCAGGCGCTGCGGTACGTATTCTGCAACCATGTTATGTGCATTTTGCCACATCAAAcaactaatttttttttatattgttaATTTGAATTTAGATATCGATGCCTGGTATGATGGACACCGTATTGAATCTTGGGCTTAACGACGAGGTCGTGGCTGGTCTAGCCGGCAAAAGTGGAGCGCGTTTTGCCTACGACTCATATAGAAGGTTTCTAGATATGTTTGGCAATGTTGTAAGTGCTACTTTCATTTCTTAATCTATAGTTTACTTTGATTGTTAAATGTTAATCAAGTTATCCGTCTGGCATTAACTAGTTTGAGATGATTTATAAAGGTCATGGGTATCCCACATGCATTATTTGAGGAAAAGTTAGAACAGTTGAAAGCTGAAAAAGGGGTTCACCTCGACACCGGCCTCACTGCTGCTGATCTTAAAGATCTTGTTGAGCAATACAAGGACGTGTATGTCGAAGCAAAGGGTGAAAAGTTTCCTACAGGTATGAATATTTGTGTTAaagttttatgagtgtttatccctaacgggtcaaataaaaaaTAGCAAAAAGGAGAACGAGTAACCCTTTTCGACCCGTTACATAAAAATAGATTTGTGTTATTACGAGTGTTTTTATTCTGCAGATCCAAAGAAACAGCTCGAGTTGGCGGTGAATGCGGTTTTTGATTCGTGGGACAGCCCGAGGGCCAATAAGTACAGGAGTATTAACCAGATAACTGGGTTAAAGGGGACCGCGGTTAACATTCAATGCATGGTGTTTGGCAACATGGGGGACACTTCAGGAACCGGTGTTCTTTTCACTAGGAATCCAAGCACGGGTGAAAAAAAGCTTTATGGGGAGTTTTTGATCAATGCTCAGGTAAAAATCATGTTTCGCATTTAAACATTTATATTGATTATAGGTGGAAAGATGGGCGGGTTGGGTAATAGGTCAAAACGGGCTTTTAGTACatgttgggttgggttgggttggccCGCTAACACTTTTTTTGCATTGTTTATAATAATTTGAACTTTTTTAAACAGGGAGAGGATGTTGTTGCTGGGATCAGGACACCACAAGATTTGGTGACCATGGAGACTTGCATGCCGGACGCATACAGAGAGCTTGTGGAGAACTGTGAGATCTTAGAGAGACACTATAAAGATATGATggtaatcataaaaataaaaaaaataaaaaataaaaaatcttttTCGCTTATTTTTAGTTGTGCTGAAAAATGTAACAATATCTTTGGTGCTACGAGCACAGGATATCGAATTCACAGTTCAAGAAAACAGACTTTGGATGTTGCAATGCCGGACAGGGAAACGTACCGGCAAAGGTGCAGTGACAATTGCGGTAGAAATGGTGAATGAAGGGTTAATTGATACAAAAACGGCAATTAAGAGGGTTGAAACTCAACATCTAGATCAACTTCTTCATCCACAGGTACAGTCAGCGGGTCTTCGGGTTGGTAAAGGGTCAAAAACAGGCCCGGGTTGCAACGGGTCATTCTTTAGTATGGGCTGGGACCAGTTGGGTTAACCGTTAACCAACAAACACTTTGTTGTCCATTTTTCATATTCTTAGTTCTGAGTAGTATATTTCTTTCACACGTTGCGGCGGCGTCGAAACGTAAAGTAACGCGGATTTATACAGTCTGAGtcaaacatattatatttgacttgACCCGCTTCCGAACAAAATTTATGTCAGAATGTAGACCAactaaaaacatacataaaaataagcatgaaaacgttCTATATTTGTCCCGACTTATTTCCTTAAAAAAATTTACTTTGAAACGTAAGAAAATAGTGGTTTTAAAAGTTAAAAGGATGGTACCGTGTTGCGGCGGCAtcgaaacgtaaagtaactcaaatttataccgtgTAATGATAACTTATTATATTTGAACCGACTCGTTTCCGAAcaaacgtagaccaactgaaagCTTACATAAAATTatgcacgaaaacgtattatatttgacccgactcatttccgaaaaaaatttacgtcgaaacgtaaaccaacttgaatttatatcgacacatacatatataaaaaatagcacttaaaactcgagggggtataattgtaaaaacagaaagttaaggggctaaagtaccaaaaaaaaacaaaaaagaaaaaagaagttGCTGATGATGCGACGAACGCTACAGTAACCCCAACTTGTTCTTTAATAGCAATTTATAATATAATTATGTATCTGTGGTCCAGTTTGATGATCCATCAGCTTACAAAAGCCAAGTGGTAGCAACCGGTTTGCCGGCATCCCCCGGGGCAGCAGTGGGGCAGGTTGTTTTTAGTGCAGAGGATGCAGAAACATGGCATGCACAAGGAAAGAGTGCCATTTTGGTATGCATCATACGCTATTCGCCTGTTCGATTATTTTTCTTTAAATTGAAGTGATATCGTAAATATGTTGATGCAAAGTGAAGGTAAGGACCGAAACCAGCCCAGAAGATGTTGGTGGTATGCATGCAGCAACGGGAATCTTAACAGCTAGAGGAGGAATGACATCGCATGCAGCAGTGGTGGCCCGTGGGTGGGGGAAGTGTTGCGTTTCTGGTTGTGCTGATATTCGTGTGAATGATGACCAGAAGGTCAATCTCTTTAAACGAAATCGTTACGGTTGTAAGCTTTAATCAAGTAAACGAGATTATAAGCTTAACAAAAACGGACCTTTTTTTATGCAGGTTCTTACGGTAGGTGACCATGTGATTAGAGAAGGTGAATGGATTTCACTTAATGGTTCAACCGGTGAAGTTATATTGGGTAAACAGCAACTGGCTCCACCCGCGATGAGCCCTGATTTAGAAATATTTATGTCGTGGGCTGATCAAGTAAGACGTCTCAAGGTATTGTATTGACCATAACTGAAGTAATTCAGGATCATTCCACAAGTTTAGTGAACTATAGAGTAGGGGTGTCAATTGTATCGGGTTGTGTTGTttaacccgaacacaacccataTATTTATTCATCTCAAAAACACACACTTCAAATGATGTAACCTGAACAAGACTCCTTAACCCATTTATCTAAACACGTCAAACTATAAATGTGTTAATCGGTTCGGCGGGTTGTAAAAGGAGTTAAACGGGTTGGCGGGTCGACATGTTTAATTAGACGGACTAAACAGGTCAAGCTGAACATGGCCCGTTTAATTATGCAGGTCAAACTGAACACAGCCCGTTTAATAACCAGATTGAAGATTAAATATGACAACCCAAAACTGATTATTTTCATGTCGGGTCGGGAATTGCCACATCTGTAGTATAGAGTTTTTGACATGATAGGCTGGTTCTTGGTGGTTTTTGAACAGGTAATGGCAAATGCAGACACACCTAATGATGCTTTAACGGCTAGAAACAATGGTGCACAAGGGATTGGACTTTGTAGGACTGAGCATATGGTAATCTTTTCAGTGTTCTCATCTCTAATGTAAACATATTCACATCAATTATAATCGCTAACACATATTCGATTCGGGTTATTTGATATTTTTACAGTTTTTCGCTTCCGATGAGAGGATAAAAGCTGTAAGAAAAATGATCATGGCCGTCACTCTGGAGCAAAGAAAAGCAGCTCTGGACCTCTTACTGCCTTACCAAAGATCTGATTTCGAGGGCATTTTCCGAGCAATGGATGGTAATTTTTAGCACTCTAACCACCGAATGTACATCATTTCATAATCTCCAAGGTATAAAGATCATATTTGTTGAATATTTTAGGACTTCCGGTGACGATCCGCCTTTTAGACCCTCCCCTTCATGAATTTCTACCCGAAGGTGATCTAGATCACATAGTGAGTGAACTTACAGTGGATACAGGCATGACCGAGGATGAAATTTATTCGAGGATCGAAAAACTATCCGAAGTGAACCCAATGCTTGGTTTTCGCGGCTGCAGGTGCGCATTCCATTAGTGATTTCAGTCCATTACATCTGCATGTTGTTCTTGATTCATGTTCCATTTTTATGATCTCAGGCTTGGGATTTCATATCCGGAGCTAACGGAGATGCAGGCTCGTGCAATCTTTCAAGCTGCTGTGTCTATGACCAACCAGGGCCATACAGTTATTCCGGAGATCATGGTTCCATTAGTCGGAACACCTCAGGCACGATACTTTCCATAACTTCAATCTCTTAACCACATTATTGTATAGAATAATGAAAACCGCATGTCAGGTATTATGTATTATTAATCAACTATATACCGATAAACAGTTAGTATAACTACAAAAACTATTCAGTTTATATCTTCAAACTATGGTAATGATGTAACAATAAACTCTGTCGCAGGAACTGCGACATCAAATTAGTCTCATTCGCGGTGTAGCAACGAATGTTTTTGCTGAAATGGGGTTGACATTGGAGTATAAGGTGGGCACCATGATTGAGATTCCTCGAGCTGCGCTAATCGCCGATGAGATCGCAAAAGAAGCTGAGTTCTTTTCGTTCGGAACCAACGATCTCACACAGATGACGTTCGGGTACAGTAGAGATGATGTTGGCAAGTTTCTACAAATTTATCTTTCCCAAGGCATTTTACAACATGATCCATTTGAGGTAAGTAACAACAGTTATAGTATACAAATTACAGACAGATTGTGGATATTCTGAGTAAATGTTATTGacatacatatcatttgatggttCATAGGTTCTTGACCAAAAAGGGGTGGGTCAATTGATCAAGATGGCTACTGAGAAGGGCCGTGCGGCCAATCCTAAGTTAAAGGTGAGCACAGGTCTCTATACTGTGTCCGTGTTGTAAGGGGACGATACGGGTGGGTTGAATAAAAGGTAAAATATATGCTTTTAAAACGGGTCAGCTTACGCTTGTGAATATGATTAAGAACTTACTATTATAagttgatttttttaaataaaatgatttaaaaGATTTTACGTTTTTGAATAAACTTTGGTGACTAAACGTGGTCGGCCCATTTTTGCCTATTATACAATTTTAATTTTTTACATATTTTGCTTGAATAAACTTTGGTGACTAAACGTGGTCGGCCCATTTTTGCCTATTATACAATTTTAATTTTTTACATATTTTGCTTTGTAAAATGATTTAGGAGGTCACAATGTCACACGTATTTTTAATACATTTTGGGTGACTTTCTGCCTGACCTATTTGACCTGTTATGGCCAAAGTATAACCCCAATCGGCCCGTTTTTTTCATTAAATGAGTCAAAATTGTCATCTTTAGTTATCATTGAATGAATGTAAACTACTTTCATTGGATCAACCACTAAACGATGGATACGCAGGTTGGGATATGCGGGGAGCATGGTGGGGAGCCTTCTTCTGTTGCATTTTTTGACGAAGTTGGACTAGATTACGTGTCCTGTTCTCCATTTAGGTATGTATGTACGCCCGTATGTATGCATTAATGTACACACATATGCATGTATATTTGCAAGTGTAACAAACTGTCACATTTGGTTTAAAGAGTGACAAATAGTAAGTGTTGAGTTTATGACAACTCATATCACATGAAACTAGTTATGGTGTGATGTTGGTTTGGGCTTATTGGGCTAGTATCACTTTGGGCTTGGGATATTAGTAATTAGAGTGTCAGTTTGGACTTATTGGGCTAGCATCATCTTGGACTTGGGATGGTTTCTTGCATAATTGTTTATGGGCTTCTTCTTTTCAATTGTTGTTGCAGGGTTCCTATTGCAAGGCTAGCTGCTGCACAAGTTGCTGTTTAAGCTTCAAAAGGCGGATGGCTTACGCACTTCACATTCACGTCATTGTATATAAATAATTCTGGGTCTCGACCCTAGTGTAATGGCGAAAATGAACGCAGTTTAGACGAAATAACCACTTATATCTTGGTTTCATTTGGTAGACAAGAATTTACTTTTCATACACAAACAATGCATTGAGTTCCATATATTTTGAAGTTGCACACTTTGCCAAATATTTGTAACTGTAAGAGTCAAAACTGGCCATGGTCGGCTCAACCTTTTCAAGGCCTAAAGTGGATTCTAAACTCAAGGTCTTTTTcctaaataaaaaatattttttgctTAGGATCCTAATAGTGACATTTTTTATATACAATTTATGAAAGGCACACAATCATACGTAATATAGATAGTGAAAACTTTTTGGACGCACAGATGATTTGGATTATACTGATAAAACTGTCCAAATCAGGACCAAAATAGCACTTTACTCTATGTTTAAAAGACAAAACAATTTTGACTGCAAAGATAATTGGTTCACTTCTTCTACAGACGTGGTTTATAGACTATaaacattttacctcttaaaaacaAACTCTACCCAAGTTATGTTATGATATTATCATATTCGTAGCTTCTATCAACTTGTTCTACATCATGTCGCTACATAACTCGTTGCACACAAAATAAGGAACACATGGGTTTGCGTGGCTGTATTTATTTAAAGCTTATCATTGTACAACTTTTACCTTTCAATTAACATTTTGGCTTTCTTTCTTCAGTTTATCGCTATCATTATATAAACACATGGATATTTTAATAGAAAACTCACTTTGAAGATAATATTAATAAATGTCCATCGAATCATTTTGACAGAATCAATTACACTTTACCACTAGTGTGATGTACAAATTTGATGTGAACATTCAGCCGAACAAGATCTATAACTCAACTATGCAACGCACACTTGAATTGAAGTTGTACTTCCCCAAATGACGGTTATGTATGTTGGAGTAAAGTTATTCCACAAAGTCTCATAAAAATAAGAAGTATACAAAGACACAATAGATCGCAAAATATAATACAATGtcgagcaaaatataacacaatactgaaaaatataacacaatgtcgagGAATAAAGCCACAATGGGTCGCAAAAAAGACACAATAACGCAAAATAGAAAAGACACAATGATCtaaacaaaaatcctaaaatctacaagctaaacacccaaaagtgaaaacctaaaatctcatatCATAAAGTTGGATGAAACGGTTCCAATGCTGCTTGAATGAACTCAATCGGAGTCCGTTTGATACCCTTcttacgacttcttatttttatgAGACTTTGTATTTGAACCTGATCCGTGATGTCACACAACCTGCGTAATATTGTTTAGCAACAAACACTTTCGATATAAAACCGGCTTTAAGTTCACATATGTATATTTATAAAGCATACTAAGTTATCACCCGGGACTGCTTCTCGGGTTCGAGAAAGTTTTTTATATTCCAATTTCATGAGTAACATCGTATTTAAAATAATACAATGAGTTATCTATAAACGAATTTTAAAGTTGTGGCATAATTAAACATGGGTTTTTGAACATGTGACATAATTTTAAAATCATACTAATgatttatgataaaaaaaaaaaaacacatgatAATGTTCAAATATGTCAACCAATAAATAAACACacaatattaaatataaaaaaaacagtgTTATGCGAAGATGGTTTTGATAAACATGATTTTATGAAATATTAAAGGTCTTGATCTATTGCAAGCAAAAATCTTCTCTTGGCTCGTTGACCATTTGAAAATACCCATCTTGCCCCGTGGAACTCCCCAAGATTTTATCAAATCATTCCAACCGAGAACATTATGCTTGTAATAAACAACAATTAGTAAATGTAGATGcgaagaaaaaaaaaatgtagtATATTATAAATAGATTACAAACTCTATTATATCACAAATAGATTATAAACCTTGTAGTTTCGGAAAACCCTTCTTCTATAGATATTTTTAATTCTCATTTAGATCCACCAATCATCTTTATAAGTATTTTGGAATTATTGCGTAAACCAgcgaaaattttgatatgttcaGGTATCCACTACAAATAAGAACAAATTGTTAGTAATATTAGAATGTAAATTGTTAAAAAGGtattaaaaacagtaaaaaaaaatattaatgcAACAGAGTCATTTACCAAGGTATCACCTTTACAACTTTCAAAAACATGATACTTTAAATCATTAGGAAGCTCAATGAAGTTGTATGAGTTATAGGTATCTTCAAGATCAATGGCATCTAAGGTTAATTTACTCAATGATATTTAACAACCATCTTTATTAAAAATTGTAGTTTTAAAAAATGTCTTGTTTTGCATTTGGAAATAGAGAGTATTACCAAAGGCCAATTTAATCTGTGAAACAAAACTAATTGTcacacttatttttttttttaatttggtaaTTGGGTATGATATAAATCTTCATTAATGTTTACAcacttatttttttaatttatttaattacttATGAGATTAGATAAATAGAATCATTTATACAATAATTTATCATTTAATATTTCATGAAAATGGTTTACGAAATTCGTAAAAAAATAAGTACCACACAATAATTAGTGACATAGAAAACGACCCCCAAAAAAGAGTACTTAAAAACATGTTATATAAACAAACAATttgtatttttaaaataaaattatcaTAGATACTAAAGATGATAAATGTTAAGAAATCATGTCAAAAAACAGAAACAAAGAACTTAAATGATTGACTTAATTATGAATTTTAAATACTTTCATTTCAAGTTAATGATTTGAAATTCACATTGTCAAAAATTACTGTGGTTACCTTTTAAattatagagtaaactgcaattttaccctctGGGGTTTAAGCCAATTGACACTCTGACCACCTCCCTGGAAATAAtttcaacccccccccccaacattGATGTTATGTCACAATATTACCCCATCCGTCCACCCAACATTATTATGATCGTTAGTCCGCGTTGAAATGTCCATTTTGCCCTTCGTCCTCCTCATTTAAGATTACTGGTTCCTCATTTTGCCCCAATTCAATCACTGTTCAAAACCCTTCTTCAATCCTGCTCCCCCAATTATTCAAttcccccccccaaaaaaaaaaatatgcaaTCCATCTTTAATCCCTTGTTGCTGAAAATGTCTAGCTCTTCTTCCTCTGTGCTTCGATCGAAGGAAACAATGGCGAAAACTCAACCCTCGGACATTATCTGTCCTTGCGGTGGGCAAACGGTTTACAAACAATCAGAAATGAAGGCTAATCCTGGAAGATAGTATCTTCGATGTGTAAGTGAATTCTGTTTTATGCTTATTGAAAGTACTTGTGTGATTATTACTGAGTTGTGGTGTTGCTAATGATGTCCGATTATAGGTTGGAGGATGTGGATTCCTCAGATGGGCTGATGTTGGTGAAGAACAGGGATGTCCGATTTGTCGAGAGGTAATGTCTGCTTTAATTCAAATCATCAAAGATAAGGATGAGTTGGCTAAGTGCAAAGACTAGTTGGCTCAGTACAAGAATGACGATGTGTTCAAATTAAAGATGTACTTAGGGATTACTTGGGTCTTGATTGTTCTAGTTTATTTGCTTAAGTAGTTAAATGTAGAGAAATTGGATTAGTTTGTGTATTTTGACCCTAATTGTATTTGAGTTTTGAGTTTTCCAGTTATTGCAATGGTCCTTTTCAAGTTCTTACTGTATCTTTGTTTTGGTAGCCTGTTTGTAATGCTGTATCTGTTGCTGAGAATGAGAAAGATATTGCTAAGGATGAAGACGTTGTTACAGCCGAAGAACCAGACAGTTATGTATACTTTGAGGATCAAGACTCTGAGATACTCAGACCTTACTTGGAGCAACAAATAGATAATGAAAAGATATTCGAAGATCCGACAAAGGATTATAACCTGAAGTGCTGGAACATGCATGGGATTACACCTATTGGGATGAAGAGGATGATTGGTACCACAATCCATATGAAGGGGAGCATGGTTCTGATTCGGATTGGTCTTGTTTGGATGATTGTCACTGGAAATAGGGTAGAAAGCAGCATCTAGATTTGTTGTATGTTGTATTTCGGACCACTAAATTAAGGAATTTGTACTAAATGTTTCAATGTAATCGAATCACTTTCTGCCGAAATTATGTTTGAACACAAATGTGAATTTTCTGAAATGCAGCCATATGCAAACAACCAAACATCTTCATGACAACATAATAAAGTTACAAACATAGTCCAAAGTTACAAACCATAGTCATACGTGCATAAATGAAAACAAACATTGTCTTTAACAAACTCGACAAACAACCATacaactagggctgtaaacgaaccgaacgttcagcgaacagttcgtgaaccgttcggcgggaagtttgtttatgttcgttcgtttaataaacgaacgaacatgaacaagaaatttcgttcgaatagttaaatgaacgaacatgaacagaggtctcgttcgttcgattgtgttcgtgaacgttcgataaggtgttcgtgaacattcgttgatttgcgttcgtttatgttcgtatgtttgtgttttaattgaagatctttgtactttcttatattttatttgcacttttcatattattaaacttttatttattttatttccctgacaattaaactaggaaacccatttcaccttgtttatgcatcattctCATAAACTTTCTTCCATGTTGACAGCCAATACACATCAGTACCCCACTCTTCTGGTATGCCAGCATCAATGCTATTCCTTGACATATCCCATATGGCTGCAACTGCATGTTTGCAAGGCATCCCTGTCAAATCCCACTTCCTGCATGCACAAGTTTTATCTTTAACATTCACAACACACTTTGATCTCGAACCTGTTACTTGATACTTGTCTGTATCAACCATTAAAACAGACATTTCAGATGTCTGTTTCTTGATCTCATCGAAGACCTCAGTGGCATTAGGTGTCAGTGGCCCCATACACTTTGCTTGCAATTTCTTTACATTCACTATCCTATTGGTCATGTACTCCCTAATGAATTCTAAGCATGTGATAATCGGCTTGTCCCTTTTTCCTATGATTTGTCTGTTAAAAACCTCACATATGTTGTTCAGCAACATATCACATTTAGCTCTTCCAGAAAAATATGCTCTTGACCAAGCGGTGTATGGGATCTCATTCAGCCAGTCATACATAGCTCGTTCTGTTGTCTAAATTTCTTCCATAGCTTTGTTAAAATATGGAATGGATGTCTTCCTTCCGGCTGACCAAAGCAAATTCTTGTAAACATCTCCACGCCACTTGGATTTTATGTTCTCATGGATGTGCCTCAAACAAAATTTGTGCTCACCATTAGGAAAAACAGCTAGCATAGCTGGAATCAGACCATGTAATACAAATtgcaattattccaaaattttgCAAGCAAAGTTAATTGAAAGTTATGAATTCACACTTAACAACGGATAACCTTTTGTCTACCGCTGATGAAGGTGAAACAAGACTCAGTCGTACACCCTAGGTCATCTCTCAACAGTTACAAAAACCATTTCCAGCTCTGTGTTGTTTCTGCCTCAACAAGGGCATaactgtcacggccctcggccccggtttgacctggtccagagccgcgaggcaggaaatcccgtggtatttaatttaagcgacagTGGAAATCTTTAATataggatcttttaatattaaaactgcctGTTTActtaatttagggataaaaccttgtaatttacaataaggtgatttcactgggaaatctttattttacaaaacatgtttctttatttatttacattgagccacctCTTTAAGCTTGTAGTGTTTCACgtcacttttcttggatcacaacagatcacctgaaatatgtttgaaaaaggttttgtcagcggggaaatactgagtgaatcattcagtttactgaaatcGACAcattttgttataatttacagtattaagagcgattacaatgtttctgatatcaaaccaactacccacggtattttgtcactcgacccattggccctctcattgtccaatggtgtctgtgactatggtcatatcaccccttggctgccccaatggtgaagattatcaagtaatgtatacaaaaccccacataccggctataatttggtgattacaaagacttaatccctgtagttataactttgaaaataacttggagttttgtaaaacagttgataaaaaag
Coding sequences:
- the LOC110930000 gene encoding pyruvate, phosphate dikinase, chloroplastic isoform X1; its protein translation is MSSLFVKGMILKSADESCLPTRLKQRRTGDHQRLNHHHRQPRFIRWVSGGIEAHTSGGSVPIRAVLNPVSPPVVTTKKRVFTFGKGRSDGNKDMKSLLGGKGANLAEMASIGLSVPPGLTISTEACDEYQQSGKKLPPGLWDEILEGLQFVQKEMGASLGDPSKPLLLSVRSGAAISMPGMMDTVLNLGLNDEVVAGLAGKSGARFAYDSYRRFLDMFGNVVMGIPHALFEEKLEQLKAEKGVHLDTGLTAADLKDLVEQYKDVYVEAKGEKFPTDPKKQLELAVNAVFDSWDSPRANKYRSINQITGLKGTAVNIQCMVFGNMGDTSGTGVLFTRNPSTGEKKLYGEFLINAQGEDVVAGIRTPQDLVTMETCMPDAYRELVENCEILERHYKDMMDIEFTVQENRLWMLQCRTGKRTGKGAVTIAVEMVNEGLIDTKTAIKRVETQHLDQLLHPQFDDPSAYKSQVVATGLPASPGAAVGQVVFSAEDAETWHAQGKSAILVRTETSPEDVGGMHAATGILTARGGMTSHAAVVARGWGKCCVSGCADIRVNDDQKVLTVGDHVIREGEWISLNGSTGEVILGKQQLAPPAMSPDLEIFMSWADQVRRLKVMANADTPNDALTARNNGAQGIGLCRTEHMFFASDERIKAVRKMIMAVTLEQRKAALDLLLPYQRSDFEGIFRAMDGLPVTIRLLDPPLHEFLPEGDLDHIVSELTVDTGMTEDEIYSRIEKLSEVNPMLGFRGCRLGISYPELTEMQARAIFQAAVSMTNQGHTVIPEIMVPLVGTPQELRHQISLIRGVATNVFAEMGLTLEYKVGTMIEIPRAALIADEIAKEAEFFSFGTNDLTQMTFGYSRDDVGKFLQIYLSQGILQHDPFEVLDQKGVGQLIKMATEKGRAANPKLKVGICGEHGGEPSSVAFFDEVGLDYVSCSPFRVPIARLAAAQVAV
- the LOC110930000 gene encoding pyruvate, phosphate dikinase, chloroplastic isoform X2 produces the protein MAKRVFTFGKGRSDGNKDMKSLLGGKGANLAEMASIGLSVPPGLTISTEACDEYQQSGKKLPPGLWDEILEGLQFVQKEMGASLGDPSKPLLLSVRSGAAISMPGMMDTVLNLGLNDEVVAGLAGKSGARFAYDSYRRFLDMFGNVVMGIPHALFEEKLEQLKAEKGVHLDTGLTAADLKDLVEQYKDVYVEAKGEKFPTDPKKQLELAVNAVFDSWDSPRANKYRSINQITGLKGTAVNIQCMVFGNMGDTSGTGVLFTRNPSTGEKKLYGEFLINAQGEDVVAGIRTPQDLVTMETCMPDAYRELVENCEILERHYKDMMDIEFTVQENRLWMLQCRTGKRTGKGAVTIAVEMVNEGLIDTKTAIKRVETQHLDQLLHPQFDDPSAYKSQVVATGLPASPGAAVGQVVFSAEDAETWHAQGKSAILVRTETSPEDVGGMHAATGILTARGGMTSHAAVVARGWGKCCVSGCADIRVNDDQKVLTVGDHVIREGEWISLNGSTGEVILGKQQLAPPAMSPDLEIFMSWADQVRRLKVMANADTPNDALTARNNGAQGIGLCRTEHMFFASDERIKAVRKMIMAVTLEQRKAALDLLLPYQRSDFEGIFRAMDGLPVTIRLLDPPLHEFLPEGDLDHIVSELTVDTGMTEDEIYSRIEKLSEVNPMLGFRGCRLGISYPELTEMQARAIFQAAVSMTNQGHTVIPEIMVPLVGTPQELRHQISLIRGVATNVFAEMGLTLEYKVGTMIEIPRAALIADEIAKEAEFFSFGTNDLTQMTFGYSRDDVGKFLQIYLSQGILQHDPFEVLDQKGVGQLIKMATEKGRAANPKLKVGICGEHGGEPSSVAFFDEVGLDYVSCSPFRVPIARLAAAQVAV